In Cheilinus undulatus linkage group 16, ASM1832078v1, whole genome shotgun sequence, one DNA window encodes the following:
- the LOC121524176 gene encoding free fatty acid receptor 3-like: protein MLCSKLLLAVYIVTFLMGVPANILAFFTFYRKVRRKAAPIDILLLNLTISDLIFLAFLPFKMKEASDKMVWLLPYNLCPFTGFIFYVTIYNGTLLLTAVSVERYLGVAFPLRYSMWRRPRYAVLASLTFWLVTSLNLLIVYIMPYAQWSRDADSYSSNSTSPTSPPPTCYLDFTDDELAIVLPVRLELFLVLFCIPFFICCFCYINFILILSRLPNISRRRRLRAIGLALGTLIVFAVCFVPYNASHVVGFVRQESEEWRHVALLSSTFNACLDPFIFYFSSAAVRSMLKHCCRNVMDKLHILRCKKTPQQRPSMIVHHSKAPVH from the coding sequence ATGCTGTGCAGTAAACTCTTGCTCGCCGTGTACATCGTCACCTTCCTGATGGGGGTCCCTGCCAACATCCTGGCATTCTTCACCTTCTACCGCAAAGTTCGACGCAAGGCAGCCCCGATCGACATCCTCCTCCTCAACCTCACCATCTCTGACCTCATCTTCCTCGCCTtcttgccttttaaaatgaaGGAGGCGTCTGATAAAATGGTGTGGCTGTTACCCTACAACCTGTGTCCCTTCACTGGGTTCATTTTCTACGTCACCATCTACAACGGCACCCTGCTCCTCACGGCTGTGAGCGTGGAGCGCTACCTCGGGGTCGCCTTCCCTCTCAGGTACTCCATGTGGCGCAGACCTCGCTACGCAGTGTTAGCCAGCCTCACTTTCTGGCTGGTGACTTCTTTGAACCTCCTCATCGTCTACATCATGCCCTACGCCCAGTGGAGTAGAGACGCAGACAgctacagcagcaacagcactAGCCCTACCTCACCTCCACCCACCTGCTACCTGGATTTCACAGACGATGAACTAGCCATCGTGCTGCCGGTCCGCCTTGAGCTCTTCCTCGTCCTCTTCTGCATCCCCTTCTTCATCTGCTGCTTCTGCTACATCAACTTCATTCTCATCCTGTCCCGTCTACCCAACATAAGCAGGCGACGTAGGCTGCGAGCCATCGGCCTGGCACTCGGCACGCTGATCGTTTTCGCGGTTTGTTTCGTGCCGTACAACGCCTCCCACGTGGTGGGGTTCGTTCGCCAGGAGAGCGAGGAGTGGAGACACGTGGCTTTGCTCTCCAGCACCTTTAACGCCTGCCTGGATCCGTTTATCTTCTACTTCTCGTCAGCGGCGGTCAGGAGCATGTTAAAGCACTGCTGCAGGAATGTCATGGACAAGCTGCACATCCTGAGGTGTAAAAAGACTCCTCAGCAGAGACCCTCCATGATCGTACATCACAGCAAAGCCCCTGTTCACTGA